The Euphorbia lathyris chromosome 3, ddEupLath1.1, whole genome shotgun sequence genome contains a region encoding:
- the LOC136224264 gene encoding putative clathrin assembly protein At1g03050, producing MSSSKIRRAFGAVKDQTSIGLAKVSSSNLLADLDVAIVKATRHEEQPAEERHVREILSLTSYSRAYISSCVNTLSRRLTKTKNWVVALKTLMLIQRLLAEGDPAYEQEIFFATRRGTRLLNLLDFCDGSRTNSWDYSAFVRTFALYLDERLEFKMQGRRGKRSVFGIDDDHDQDQDHAPTATATSSSHSKSTPIREMKIDLIFSRAQHLQQLLDRFLACRPTGAARLNRVVVVAMYPILKESFHLYYDITEILGILIDRFMELEINDSIRVYEIFCRVLKQFEELDNFYGWCKTVGIARSSEYPEVEKITQKKLDLMDEFIRDKSALAQTKTLVLTYDDENTQETQQEVQVHKEEEEEDMNEIKALPPPEEKPEETEPIEEKDTLSKEADLLNLGEDALSREEHENNLAIALFDAGVATTESTTAALQWDAFNEGTADWETALLQSASSLQSKKATLGGGFDMMVLDGMYQGAANANAAAVGYIGSGSASSVALGSAGQPAMLALPAPPQAGEMPNHNLDPFAASLAVAPPSFVQMSDMEKKQKLLMEEQLMWQQYGRDHSTNYNTGCWRSN from the exons ATGTCTTCAAGCAAGATTAGAAGAGCGTTTGGGGCAGTAAAAGACCAAACAAGCATAGGGCTAGCAAAAGTAAGCAGCAGCAACTTATTAGCAGACTTGGATGTGGCAATAGTTAAAGCAACAAGGCATGAAGAACAGCCAGCTGAGGAAAGACATGTCCGAGAAATCCTAAGCTTAACATCATACTCACGTGCCTACATAAGTTCATGTGTAAATACACTTTCAAGAAGACTCACCAAGACTAAGAACTGGGTTGTGGCTTTAAAGACACTAATGTTAATCCAACGACTGCTCGCCGAAGGAGATCCAGCATACGAGCAAGAGATTTTCTTCGCCACAAGGCGAGGCACTCGCCTTCTTAACTTGTTGGATTTTTGTGATGGTTCCAGAACTAATTCATGGGACTACTCCGCATTTGTTAGAACTTTTGCTCTGTATCTTGATGAAAGGTTAGAGTTCAAGATGCAAGGACGCCGTGGGAAGAGAAGTGTTTTTGGAATTGATGATGATCATGATCAAGATCAAGATCACGCACCTACTGCTACTGCTACTTCATCATCACATTCCAAATCCACGCCTATTCGTGAGATGAAGATCGACCTTATCTTTTCAAGAGCACAGCATTTGCAACAACTGCTCGACCGCTTTTTAGCTTGTCGTCCAACag GTGCAGCGAGGCTGAATAGAGTAGTAGTGGTTGCTATGTATCCAATATTGAAAGAGAGTTTCCATTTATATTACGACATAACAGAAATATTGGGCATCTTAATTGACCGGTTTATGGAGCTAGAGATTAATGACTCCATCAGAGTTTATGAAATCTTCTGTCGTGTCTTAAAGCAATTTGAGGAACTTGATAACTTTTATGGATGGTGTAAAACAGTAGGCATTGCACGCTCCTCAGAGTACCCAGAAGTCGAGAAAATCACTCAGAAAAAACTCGACCTTATGGACGAATTTATCCGTGATAAATCAGCATTAGCACAAACAAAGACTTTAGTTTTAACTTATGATGATGAAAACACTCAAGAAACTCAGCAAGAAGTACAAGTccataaagaagaagaagaagaagatatgaATGAAATAAAAGCCCTGCCACCACCTGAAGAAAAACCAGAAGAAACTGAACCAATTGAAGAAAAAGATACATTGTCAAAAGAGGCTGACTTGCTGAATTTGGGGGAAGATGCATTGTCAAGAGAAGAACATGAGAACAACTTAGCAATAGCTTTATTTGATGCAG GTGTAGCAACCACAGAATCCACAACTGCTGCTTTACAATGGGACGCATTCAACGAGGGAACCGCAGATTGGGAGACAGCTTTACTTCAATCGGCGAGCAGTTTGCAGAGTAAAAAAGCAACTCTAGGCGGGGGTTTCGACATGATGGTGCTTGATGGGATGTATCAAGGGGCAGCAAATGCAAATGCAGCAGCAGTTGGTTACATAGGCAGTGGAAGTGCTAGCAGTGTTGCTCTCGGCTCGGCCGGACAACCTGCTATGTTAGCATTGCCTGCGCCCCCACAAGCAGGTGAAATGCCCAATCATAATCTCGACCCATTTGCAGCTTCACTTGCAGTTGCACCACCAAGTTTTGTGCAAATGTCTGATATGGAGAAGAAGCAAAAATTGTTGATGGAGGAGCAACTA